Sequence from the Fulvivirga ligni genome:
TAGTAATTATGTGGGGGCTACTTTCAATGATAATATTAGCTCTGTAAAAGTAGAAGTAGTTTCTCCCACGGCCGTATTTTATAAAGATTGCAACTTTAACGGACAGGCTGTGAATCTTACCGCTGGAGATTATTCTCTTACTGATTTGCAAGCCTTTGGTTTGAGGAATAAAGACATATCTTCCATCGCTCTGACCAGTGGTTATGAAGTAACGCTTTACAAAGGTGCTAACCTGAACGGCGAATCGATTACCATTACTGCCAATAACAGCTGCCTGGTAGGAAACAGCTGGAATGATAGCACCTCCTCGCTGAGCATTAACTGTAGCTCAACACCCATAACGCCATACCTTTCCATAAACGGAGGTAGCCTTCAGGCTACTGATGAGGCAGCGGTATCCGAAGGGGGATCAGTCACTCTATCACCACAGCCCAATGACGGCAGTTGGAGCTGGAACGGACCCAATTTTAGCAGCAGTCAGAGACAAGTGACGCTAAGCAATTTACAGCAAAGCCAAAGCGGTATTTATACGGCCACCAATACTTCTTCTACTGGCTGTATTAGATCTAAGGATTTCTCGATCACCGTTCAGCCAACTTATGCAGCCACCCTTTTTGCTGACTGTAATTACGGTGGTGCTTCCGCCGGACTTGCCGTGGGGGATTATGATATGTTCGCGCTTATCAACCTGGGCATGGCTAATGATGTGGCCTCCTCACTAAAAGTGGCTCCTGGCTATGAAATAGAAGTTTTCCAGGATTACAACTTCACTGGCGCCAGCTATACCTTCACTGCCGATGATAACTGCCTGGATAACAATGGCATTGATAACTGGATTTCTTCAGCAAAAGTAAGAGCTGCTACCAACAACTTTTCCACATTGATAGAAGCCGAGGACTACAGCAGCATGTCGGGCATCCAAACCGAAAACACCACTGATACCGGCGGGGGACTAAATGTTGGCTACATAGAAGCGGGCGACTGGATGGCGTATACTAATGTTAATATTCCCAGCTCGGGTAACTATCTGATAGAATACCGGGTGGCCAGTATGAGCGGTGGCGGCAGGCTTTCTCTGGATCTTGACGCCGGAGCAACTGTGCTGGGTGAGGTGGGCATTCCATCTACAGGTGGGTGGCAAAACTGGACCACAGTGTCTCAAACCGTGAGCATAAACGCTGGCACCTACAGTTTAGGAGTATACGCTCAAAATGGCGGTTGGAATATTAACTGGATACAAATAAGTTCGGCCTCAACCGTCACAGGTGCAAGGGAAGCAACTAAAGCCATGGCCAAAAGAGTAGCTGATGTTACCATATATCCAAACCCGGCAGAGAGCGAGATAACAATACAAGGTTTTAAAGAAGCCGAGAAGCTGGCAATAACAGTAATCAACAGCAAAGGACAGCCAGTGAAAACGGCGACCACCACCAACCACACGCTAGATATTTCTGACCTGCGACCAGGCATTTACCTGCTTCAGATCAGCGATAGTAAAACGACTTTAATGAAACGATTTGTGAAGGAGTGATTAGGATTAAAGGTTGCAGGGTGCTGCAGCCTTTTGTTTTTGATTAATTATCATCTTTAGCTAAAACATTATCCTTGATATAGTCTTTAACTACTTCATTTTGATTAACTGGTTCACCTTCCCACTCCGTGGCACGGAAATCCCAAAGTACAGCGTTATCATGAAACTTTTCAATTTCAATAAATGGTAAAAACTTAGGAATTTCTGTTATCCAAAAATTACCTTCTCCACCAGCATAAGCGCCGACAGGTCTGAAGTAAGCATTAAAGATTCTTCCATCAACCCTTTCGCTATAAAAACTTTCAACGCTAAAATTATTCCAGGCAAATGGGTTAACCAGATTGATAATAACCAAACCATAAACTACTAATGCATTTAAAACAGAGATTGAACGAATTGAAATTTTCACCCATTTAATCTCTATCCGCTTTTTAAAAGCAATATTTAAAGAAATTGAGGTGAAAAACACCATCAAAAGATATATCGAGGTAAAAGCTATAAGGATAGTCCGTTTTATTGGTTTCATCTGAGTTAATTTAATTTAAATAGTCTAGAATAACCTCTCTCTGATCCGACTTTCAGACAGTCTATCAAAATCAACTAAATTATTATTAATAACAAATTGATAGAGGTTCTTAAAAAGGTCTTGGCAGTGGATCAAATATGTTTCGTCTATTTCTTTTCTATCGTTGCTTTCTAAAAAATCAAGACTGCGCCTAACAAAGGCCATTGCCATCACATATTGTTTTCCCTGAGATAAAGCAATTACATGATTGACATAAGTGGTAAATTCATATTGCAAAATATTCCTTTTAAAATATCTCAGAGGAACGGTGCTATTTATCTGTTCAATATGATGGTTCATATTGAGAGTTAGTGGAGACCAATCAAATATTAAGAAATGATCTAGAGGCTCTCCATCCATATCGGTCCACACCTCATAATAACCAACGGGCAGGTCATAATTTGATCGATCAATCTTTGCGGAATAGATATCAATAATTGTTACAAGCTTACAATGATTCCCTTTATCAATACGGAATTCGAATCTACCAAACTCAAAAGTTAAATCTTCTTTATTATTACCTTCCAAAAAATCAATTCCTAACTCTTTGTCGGCCTCAATACTGGAATCTAGCACCTTAACAACCATAGCTAAAGCCTTCTCTTTGAGTGAATACCTGGTCGCCAATTCAATGAGTTCTTCATGGATTTTCATTCTCTTCTAATGCTTTTTATTTTTGAACACCTCATTTTAATTCCTCCCCAAATAATTCCGTACTATCCTTTACCAAACTATCTTTTTGCTGTTTTTCATATTGTTCCCTAAGATCTCTATCAGGCTCAGAAACCAGTTCTAGCCTATCATTTTTGGTGTCAGACTTTCCCTTTCCTCCATCACATGCTAATAGAATCAATAATGTGAATATGATTGTAGTAACTCGCATAATAATATTGATTTAAGTGATGTATAACATAAAGTATTACTGTCCACTTTACTCCTCCAGAATAAGCTTCCCTTCAGAATAAAAACCTTCTGCATCACATTGTATCATACCTTCACATTCACGCCTAAAAAAGTCCATTAACTCACCATTTATAGCATACCCATCATCATCATCAATATCTGAGGTTGGTAGCTGGTTGCATAAAATGAAACTGGTCTTGCTTAAATGCTTAAGAACTTTTTTCTTTTTAGAATCAAACCATCCTGGTTTACCAATTGCTTCTTTAAACTCCTCTATTTCTTCTTCAGCCAGTCCATCAGATGCTTCTATCTCGTTTACTTCAACTAAAATGGGGAGTTTACCTTCTTTATAAAATAACTCAAAATGGGTCCAATCATCAGACATTAACTCTGGCTCTGACAAATTTGAACTGGCATTGAAGCCATTTAATTTCAGGTTTTGTAGTATTTGACTTACTGTTGGTTTCTTTTTAGTAGTGCAAAACACTCTTGTATAATATCCCATACCTGATTTAATGATTAAAATAACAATTTATTGAATTAAGAATCTTAACACAAAATCAGGCCTGAAATCGCTTATCAATATTATGGACCGGATTATTAGTTAACCTCTCTCAAAGTCGGTTCCATCCGCACATTGATCACGTGGATATATTTGTCTTTCTCCTTTAAATCGGCCCAGGCTATTCTGAAAAGGTAGAAAACATGGTCCTGCTCGAAAAAATGGATGATGCGATTATCAGCAGAAAACAGGTTTTTAGAGCTCTCTCTACTATCAAAAATTACCTGATCACCATTTTTAATCATATAAAAAGTGCCTTTGTAATAATCTGATACCAGAAATTGAAAAGGCCCAAGGAAGGAGCCACTTTGTAACCATTCTCCTTTTCTTTCCTTCGTCCATTTAATGTAGGCATAGTTTTCAGTGGACGTGATTTCATTTTTGGCTGTTTTAAAGGAATTAAATAAACCGGTTTCACCTAAACTGATTTGACCGAGAATTTCGTCTTCACTGTTCTTTATGATCAAACCATTTTTCGTTCTCTGTCCATGCAGGTTCTTAAATGCGGAATATGAAGTATTTCCCAATTTCTGAGTCATCACTGTATCTCCAGTTTTCACCGTCAGCTCCGGCTGGATTAAAATGCCGTTCTCATCAAAGGCTGTCCAATTAGTTGGACTCACCGTAATTTTAGGCTCTGATAAAGTTTTGCTCACCACCATTTCTTGCTTAAAAAGGATGATAATTACTCCCACCACTTCCAGAATCAGCGCAATGAATATACGTTTTCGGTAATAATCAGGAATTTTTATCCAACCCGGTATAGCTGCTATCCCAATAATGGCGGTAGCAAAGAAAATAACAAGAAAACCGTATTTGAGTATTTCGATGAACATAGATAATTGCTGAATACTTTTTAATTCAATTTCTCATATTCATAATCGAGCGTAAGATCTTCACCATGCATTAGACCTGACTCATGTATTAAGCTATTCTCATCGTCATATTCCATCTTTTTGAATTGCAACAGCTTATCACTTAATGTTCTTACCTCTATACTTACATTGTTCCCATGATCATCATATCCATAGGTGATTTTATAGTGGTTGTTACTGTAAAAATCCTTTTTCAATTCAGAGATGAGTAGTCCATCTTTATATTCTGATTCTTCAGAAATAATGATCTGATCAGATTCACTTCTTTCCTGATAAAGAGTGACGTAGCCTTCATCATTATAGACGGTTTTTCTGTTGCTTAACAGTTTATCATCAGCATCCAGCACTTGAATACCCTCAGTATTAGAGGCTTTATCAAAAGTCAAAATGTGCTTTTCATCAAGAACTCCATTGTTAAAAAACTCTCTGACTGACTGGATACCATCTTT
This genomic interval carries:
- a CDS encoding carbohydrate-binding protein; translation: MMNQLRSSVMLLLLAVLSYSLKAQTGNTFKQWGTETFSQIDQDFRLPNSNLYRETTSTQNIAFNWPIGVQLHALIAGRKIAMAEALANEIHDKYWCFTNNRWGYNASANSCGDRYYDDNAWMAKALMELYQLTSNTTYLNRAKETIAFSMSGENRSGESPGGGIKWHEGDTEGQCLCGTAPTMVTNLMIYQATGEQQYYTDGLRLYNWVKANRFGLGGGYRGYENAVITQAAIRLFQISGNQTYYNDAKHMGLAMETVYINYNTHALAETGQWGGHDMSAAYVELYNLDGDPNWLNIAAGFLNYLHTNCKDGAGRYPEWWNDPEASGNPALLYQASAARGFAEMGNTPGGSIKQPDPVAIFRDVDYAGFYSTGLPIGKYTTADLEFRGMPDNQITSVKVRDGYKITMYLNDNFQGDSLVRTSNSNYVGATFNDNISSVKVEVVSPTAVFYKDCNFNGQAVNLTAGDYSLTDLQAFGLRNKDISSIALTSGYEVTLYKGANLNGESITITANNSCLVGNSWNDSTSSLSINCSSTPITPYLSINGGSLQATDEAAVSEGGSVTLSPQPNDGSWSWNGPNFSSSQRQVTLSNLQQSQSGIYTATNTSSTGCIRSKDFSITVQPTYAATLFADCNYGGASAGLAVGDYDMFALINLGMANDVASSLKVAPGYEIEVFQDYNFTGASYTFTADDNCLDNNGIDNWISSAKVRAATNNFSTLIEAEDYSSMSGIQTENTTDTGGGLNVGYIEAGDWMAYTNVNIPSSGNYLIEYRVASMSGGGRLSLDLDAGATVLGEVGIPSTGGWQNWTTVSQTVSINAGTYSLGVYAQNGGWNINWIQISSASTVTGAREATKAMAKRVADVTIYPNPAESEITIQGFKEAEKLAITVINSKGQPVKTATTTNHTLDISDLRPGIYLLQISDSKTTLMKRFVKE